One region of Micromonospora ureilytica genomic DNA includes:
- a CDS encoding IclR family transcriptional regulator, with product MTRVRRCEGTFDMPRVVPAVIRALDVLELFLDCPQLSARQVMERLDLPRTTVHELLVTLEARSYLISVPGQPVQYRLGMPLFQLGAAFAGRLDLVREAQGVARDVAAACDEAVHVAVLDGADVIYLVKFDSTHPVRMVSGVGLRLPAHCTAVGKVLLSALDQADLDVVLLKDPLPGMTPDSITDPDLLRDHLNRVRAEGVAVDIGESDTAMRCVAAGIRDHTGAIIAGMSLSAPIIRWTPQVQVEWTGLVREGAAVLSARMGYRAQPR from the coding sequence TTGACACGGGTCCGGCGCTGCGAAGGGACTTTCGACATGCCCCGTGTGGTACCGGCGGTCATCCGCGCGCTCGACGTCCTCGAACTGTTCCTGGACTGCCCCCAACTGTCGGCCCGCCAGGTGATGGAGCGGCTCGACCTGCCCCGCACGACTGTCCACGAGTTGCTCGTGACGCTTGAGGCTCGCTCGTACCTGATCTCCGTACCGGGCCAGCCGGTGCAGTATCGGCTCGGCATGCCGCTGTTCCAGCTGGGCGCGGCGTTCGCGGGCCGGCTTGATCTGGTACGCGAGGCGCAGGGCGTCGCGCGGGACGTGGCGGCCGCGTGTGACGAGGCGGTCCATGTGGCTGTGCTCGACGGCGCCGATGTCATCTATCTCGTCAAGTTCGACAGCACCCACCCCGTTCGGATGGTTTCCGGGGTCGGACTGCGGCTGCCCGCGCACTGCACGGCCGTCGGCAAGGTACTGCTGTCGGCTCTCGACCAGGCGGACCTGGACGTCGTCCTGCTCAAGGACCCCCTGCCGGGCATGACGCCGGACAGCATCACCGATCCGGATCTTCTTCGTGATCATCTGAACCGTGTCCGCGCGGAGGGTGTCGCGGTCGACATCGGCGAGTCGGACACCGCGATGCGCTGTGTCGCTGCAGGGATCCGGGACCATACCGGCGCCATCATCGCTGGAATGAGTCTGTCTGCGCCGATCATTCGCTGGACGCCTCAGGTGCAGGTGGAGTGGACCGGGCTGGTTCGCGAGGGCGCGGCTGTGTTGTCGGCTCGCATGGGCTACCGGGCGCAACCTCGGTAG
- a CDS encoding extracellular solute-binding protein → MSMMDKSVWSRRGFLGAGVGVLGAAGLAACGDTSESPSKVQPEVPQELIDAAAAMKGSSMGMLSQKLYSTAANEALDSSIKKFADTTGTKIENSLVQADAGDVVAKIDAEVKGGVARDLAFMTDSRFVAQFQALGDLEDVTDVVTALTAKYGEPCAEAKNFCVFDGKWFAIPYHFIGIGSFLRKDWMQDKGITPKDIYSWEELRDLCLEISDPTKRRFGWGMTVNRSGDGNGMIEALINAYGGSIASNDGRKVTFNTPETVQAVSFLGDIYTNQKYKPMLPPGIASWTDTSNNENWLAGILGYTRNQFSVYADSRTKKNPVHANTHVFSDCIGPATDNPLLLGQSQGFVIFKGAKNPALAKLLAQYLVSAPALLGVAKEAPGLVMPAWEKVWDADPFFTSGDPAFPMLRRITELKLPLNTKNGLAFPQKASAGQQAVGSAYVLTDMMQQVVQGTAPAQAVTAAHAKMVQIFNQQGLPQ, encoded by the coding sequence ATGTCCATGATGGACAAGTCGGTGTGGTCACGGCGTGGCTTTCTGGGAGCGGGGGTGGGGGTGCTCGGCGCGGCTGGTCTGGCCGCGTGCGGTGACACCTCCGAATCACCCAGCAAGGTGCAGCCGGAGGTTCCGCAGGAGCTGATCGACGCCGCTGCGGCGATGAAGGGCTCCTCGATGGGGATGCTGTCGCAGAAGCTCTATTCGACGGCGGCGAACGAAGCCCTCGACAGCTCGATCAAGAAGTTCGCCGACACCACCGGGACGAAGATCGAGAACAGTCTGGTCCAGGCCGACGCCGGTGACGTGGTGGCCAAGATCGACGCCGAGGTCAAGGGCGGGGTGGCCCGTGACCTGGCGTTCATGACCGACTCGCGGTTCGTGGCGCAGTTCCAGGCGCTGGGCGACCTGGAGGACGTGACGGATGTCGTCACGGCGCTGACCGCCAAGTACGGCGAGCCCTGCGCCGAGGCGAAGAACTTCTGCGTCTTCGACGGCAAGTGGTTCGCGATCCCGTACCACTTCATCGGGATCGGGTCGTTCCTGCGCAAGGACTGGATGCAGGACAAGGGCATCACCCCCAAGGACATCTACAGCTGGGAGGAGCTGCGGGACCTCTGCCTGGAGATCTCCGATCCGACCAAGCGCCGGTTCGGCTGGGGCATGACGGTGAACCGGTCCGGTGACGGCAACGGCATGATCGAGGCGCTGATCAACGCCTACGGCGGGTCGATCGCCTCCAACGACGGCCGGAAGGTCACGTTCAACACCCCCGAGACGGTGCAGGCGGTGTCCTTCCTGGGCGACATCTACACCAATCAGAAGTACAAGCCGATGTTGCCACCGGGGATCGCGAGCTGGACCGACACCAGCAACAACGAGAACTGGCTCGCCGGGATCCTCGGCTACACCCGCAACCAGTTCAGCGTCTACGCGGACTCCAGGACCAAGAAGAACCCGGTGCACGCGAACACCCATGTGTTCTCCGACTGCATCGGGCCGGCGACCGACAATCCGCTGCTGCTCGGCCAGTCGCAGGGCTTCGTCATCTTCAAGGGCGCCAAGAACCCGGCGCTCGCCAAGCTCCTGGCGCAGTACCTGGTCAGCGCGCCCGCGCTGCTCGGGGTGGCGAAGGAGGCACCCGGCCTGGTGATGCCCGCCTGGGAGAAGGTCTGGGACGCCGACCCGTTCTTCACCAGCGGCGACCCGGCGTTCCCCATGCTGCGCAGAATCACCGAATTGAAGCTGCCGCTGAACACGAAGAACGGCCTCGCCTTCCCGCAGAAGGCCAGCGCGGGCCAGCAGGCGGTGGGTTCGGCCTACGTCCTCACCGACATGATGCAGCAGGTCGTCCAGGGCACGGCGCCGGCGCAGGCCGTGACGGCCGCCCACGCGAAGATGGTGCAGATCTTCAACCAGCAGGGGCTGCCGCAGTGA
- a CDS encoding ABC transporter permease, whose translation MRSVRPARVPTARKSAPSGPGSLTAVQRRLGRDWRLAALFLAPMAVLVGGLVLVPIARSIITSTTERHGQDTVFVGLDNYLSLVGDDQFHTGVVNSFVFTAYAEVFKVVLGLAAALLLHHRRRGRAVLAGLLLVPWVVPTVVTAFSWRALLDPIFGSVNTLLTASGIGPLLASAHLVDSWPAGWLSDPSLAMPSVILVNVWKGVPFFTVCFLAGLKAIPADLYEAATIDGASAWQRFRSVTLPGLRHVITVTVTLSSIWTFNNFDLVWLLTQGGPGDVTAPYVLIAYSKAILQLQYGAGAAVTLVMLPIIGGLVFVLVRLLRQDTNIKLPRRRRAARWIGTPLWAPTARKALPWVIAALVTGLLAWASPHIFWKAAVVLGVILLIAAGVGRVVSTLQSRGGRRSGSLVSGLGSWVALAGLLLFVLGPLYWIAVTAFKSEGQVVMRTDDLWPTPWTLEQFGALFDNQPFGRWYLNTLLVSAASTAVALVCAALAGYALARLRFRGAQGFTVTVLLTYVMPGALLFIPLYQMLIGARLTDSLWSLVVTYPTFTLPFATWLLVGYFSSIPIELEEAALVDGCSRIQAFGKVVLPLAKPGLLAVALFTLTNAWNEFLFAFVFITKDEYKTLPVGMQSMIAGDVVPQGQLAAASLLVSIPVVIMYALGQRFLTEGLTAGAVKG comes from the coding sequence GTGAGGTCTGTCCGCCCCGCGCGGGTCCCGACGGCGAGGAAATCCGCGCCGTCGGGACCCGGCTCTCTCACGGCGGTCCAGCGGCGGCTGGGTCGTGACTGGCGGCTGGCGGCACTGTTCCTGGCGCCGATGGCCGTGCTGGTCGGCGGGCTCGTCCTCGTGCCGATCGCCCGGTCGATCATCACCAGCACCACCGAACGGCACGGGCAGGACACCGTGTTCGTCGGCCTGGACAACTACCTCTCGCTCGTCGGCGACGACCAGTTCCACACGGGCGTGGTGAACTCGTTCGTCTTCACCGCGTACGCCGAGGTTTTCAAGGTCGTGCTGGGGTTGGCCGCCGCCCTGCTGCTGCACCACCGGCGACGCGGGCGGGCCGTGCTGGCCGGGTTGCTCCTGGTGCCGTGGGTGGTGCCGACGGTGGTGACGGCGTTCAGCTGGCGCGCGCTGCTCGACCCGATCTTCGGCAGCGTCAACACGCTGCTCACCGCCAGCGGGATCGGGCCGCTGCTGGCCAGTGCTCACCTGGTCGACAGCTGGCCCGCAGGCTGGCTGTCCGACCCGTCACTGGCCATGCCGTCGGTGATCCTCGTCAACGTCTGGAAGGGGGTGCCGTTCTTCACCGTCTGTTTCCTCGCGGGGCTGAAGGCCATCCCGGCGGACCTCTACGAGGCGGCGACCATCGACGGTGCCTCGGCGTGGCAGCGGTTCAGAAGCGTGACGCTGCCCGGACTGCGCCACGTCATCACCGTGACGGTGACCCTGTCGTCGATCTGGACGTTCAACAACTTCGACCTGGTCTGGTTGCTGACGCAGGGTGGCCCGGGCGACGTGACAGCGCCGTACGTGCTCATCGCCTACTCGAAGGCGATCCTGCAACTGCAGTACGGCGCAGGCGCGGCGGTCACGCTCGTCATGCTGCCGATCATCGGCGGGCTGGTGTTCGTCCTGGTCCGCTTGTTGCGCCAGGACACCAACATCAAACTGCCCCGCCGACGTCGGGCAGCGCGGTGGATCGGCACGCCGCTGTGGGCCCCGACGGCCCGGAAGGCGCTGCCCTGGGTCATCGCCGCGCTGGTCACCGGTCTGCTGGCCTGGGCGTCGCCGCACATCTTCTGGAAGGCGGCGGTGGTCCTCGGGGTGATTCTGCTGATCGCGGCCGGAGTCGGCCGGGTGGTCTCGACCCTCCAGTCACGAGGCGGCCGCCGGTCGGGGTCCCTGGTGTCGGGCCTGGGGTCCTGGGTCGCGCTGGCCGGGTTGCTCCTCTTCGTGCTGGGCCCGCTGTACTGGATCGCCGTCACGGCCTTCAAGTCCGAGGGCCAGGTCGTCATGCGCACCGACGACCTGTGGCCGACGCCGTGGACCCTGGAGCAGTTCGGCGCCCTGTTCGACAACCAGCCGTTCGGCCGTTGGTACCTCAACACCCTGCTGGTGTCCGCGGCGTCCACGGCGGTGGCCCTGGTCTGCGCGGCCCTGGCGGGCTACGCGCTGGCCCGGCTGCGGTTCCGCGGGGCGCAGGGCTTCACCGTCACGGTGCTGCTCACCTACGTGATGCCGGGCGCGCTGCTGTTCATCCCGCTGTACCAGATGCTCATCGGCGCCCGGCTCACCGACTCGTTGTGGTCTCTGGTGGTGACGTATCCGACCTTCACGCTGCCGTTCGCCACCTGGCTGCTGGTCGGGTACTTCTCGTCGATCCCCATCGAGCTGGAGGAGGCCGCGTTGGTCGACGGCTGCAGCCGCATCCAGGCGTTCGGCAAGGTGGTGCTGCCCCTCGCCAAGCCAGGGCTGCTGGCGGTCGCGCTCTTCACCCTGACCAACGCCTGGAACGAGTTCCTCTTCGCTTTCGTGTTCATCACGAAGGACGAGTACAAGACGCTCCCGGTCGGAATGCAGTCGATGATCGCCGGAGACGTCGTGCCGCAAGGACAACTCGCCGCGGCGTCGCTGCTGGTCAGCATCCCCGTGGTGATCATGTACGCCCTCGGGCAGCGCTTCCTGACCGAAGGGCTCACTGCGGGCGCGGTGAAGGGCTGA